A region of the Manduca sexta isolate Smith_Timp_Sample1 chromosome 5, JHU_Msex_v1.0, whole genome shotgun sequence genome:
gATCATAATTTGCTTaatcattacattaaaatacaattgaGAATTCGTTGCATAAGTCCCACttggtattatatattttgatagatGGAAtcatattttcgaaaaaaaaaatcacctaaTATTTCAATGAGAATTATAATGCGGTACCGTGCGATTGCAGTtcaaagttataagcaaaattgctactgtttatggagaATCTTTTCTTCTGATAAGTGTTGTTCGTCATCTAGTTGTAGAAAaggtattgtagccagtgtaactactgaacatggtaagaaacatctcatgtctcaggatggcgagcgcagtggaataccaaaagaTACTTTCTGATTCatggcgttggatggtgtttccactgtttatgggtgttcgtatcgcttaccataacgCAAACGGTAAACTCTcctcattcaaagtaataaaaaaggtacAAAAAGCGGCCAAATCTTAGTAAATTTCTGGCTTACCTGGCAAGCGTCCTTCCCACCTTTAGGTGAACCTGCGCACATCATTCTAGGAGTGATTGTGTACAAGGGTTGGTAAGCGTCATCACACACAGCCTCATTGACTTTCGGGACCACTACTCTTTGCAATACTGATGGGATGCCGCCTCCCTCCTGTAAATACAACAGATTTAGCAAAGTTTTTGAAATAGTTGCTTGAAACATAAAAgacatattataaagttaagCTTACCCAGCGAACATCGTACCACCTAACAgtcgacatattgacattaatatttatacgatactaacgtcactcaattgttttgccttcccggaacccctccactaacaattaaattttacggTATTGTATTAAAGTTGAAATTGacttttaggtattattacgaatgttttgtatgggaatatagaaaagtgttgtttttagacttttacgggcaattttttaaatttttctctcTCCGTAGATCCGTCCGTACaatcctcgtacttcaaggaatattaaaaaaaaagaataagccaaatccgttcagctgctTTCGAGATGTGCGCTTAGCAAGGCATTCAgccattcatttttatataataggtgATTTAATGAAACTTGTTTTTAGgtgttatcgcggtttttatagtataattatctcccgacgtttcaagaGTTTGCTACCGtaatggtcacggggcggacaaAGGTGTAGGTCACCCGAAAAGTCCACGTTACAACATCTAACttacattttactattatatatgttatatttttcatttattttgccCAAGACTGGTTCTATTTCAATGACATAATATATTCCAAATAGTTATGTGACTACAGGTTTATTTATGTACGGGTTCACTGTTATTTAGAATTccttatatatttagatagattgcatcaatatttttactaatatttttaatccttATTTTTTGCCAATTAACccgtttttatttacattcagtTCTGCTTTTAATCGATTTCTATAAAGGATGGTtacattcaaaacaattttttccttCATACGTACCCTCAAATTTCCCCAACCAGTAACAACAGTATCTTCTCCATCAGGGATTTCGTCTCCTGCATTAGCCATCTGTATTGGCATGATCGCATCATTGAAGACCAAAGGTTCTGTCAGCCAAAGGATAGCGACATCATTATCCATGTTCGAGAAGCTGAACTCAGGGTGCTGCGTCAGGTCACCAACTTTGCGAAGAACACCGCCTTTCTTGTTGAATGATGAGCCGACACGAATTGTGTAGTCTTTTGGGTTTGATCTGTATAATAggaagattaaaaaaatctaagcaAAAGTccattattgatattatatttataaatattgctgATGAGGATACCGGATACTTCGTACTTTATTGAAGATTGACTATCGTACAAAAGTTCGTAAACAATAATGAAAAGCCGGAGTCAATAGAACTATTACATCatttcaaacaagccggcataattgtgtcgattagcGAGAAATACACTTTTCATTAGTCAAGACCCAATGGGACTTCACGCTACTTTCCAGCAGGTACAGTATGGTCAATTTGCtatgcatgtataaaaaaatcatacgcagtaaatatatattaagtccGATAATTCTGAAGATCATCTCTTCTCATCTCATATTTGAAGGATGTGAATGAACCAATTCCAAACTTTACTGCGCCTGTCTTAACACCGCAtattgttccaaatttaaaatacaatcaaGTTCAGTAAACCTCTTCATAGAAAGTGCCTTATCTTGGTACAACAGTCAAGCACGCGCTCCAAGCGAATGACCGGCTAAAGTAAAAGTGATTACCCGATAATGCAATGAGCAGCTGTGATGATGACGTCATTGTCGACCACAGCACCGCCGCAGGTATGATAGCCTCTGTACATCACCGAGACTTGGTAAGGGGCTTCTCTGATGTCGATATCTTCACCTCCAACAATCCTAACATCCTCTTTGGGATTTAAGGTTGGCGAGCAtactgaaaatttaaataagttataactacCATATTAGATTGTCGCTTTACGTACACGCGAACCCATAATCTCTGATCTCATCCTCTCCCAATGACCGTTCTGAACCGAAGTTCGTGACCCGTCAgtgggtcgccctcagcatgatCACAATTTTTCAAGGGTTTCGGGTTTCGAGTGCCTAAAGCAAGCCCAAAGTccgtgtttgtataagccggccctgccaggctaacaaacgtagtcaagttaaaaaaaataacttccgTAATGTTTACTCGgcttcatcatcagcccgttgcagtccactgctggacatagtcCTCTCAAAGTATGCCACACAGTccagtctgctgctttatgcattcAGTCGCTGCCGActctcttgtgtaag
Encoded here:
- the LOC115454945 gene encoding vitellin-degrading protease, which produces MFSLLLKISLLGLVVCSPTLNPKEDVRIVGGEDIDIREAPYQVSVMYRGYHTCGGAVVDNDVIITAAHCIIGSNPKDYTIRVGSSFNKKGGVLRKVGDLTQHPEFSFSNMDNDVAILWLTEPLVFNDAIMPIQMANAGDEIPDGEDTVVTGWGNLREGGGIPSVLQRVVVPKVNEAVCDDAYQPLYTITPRMMCAGSPKGGKDACQGDSGGPLVYKNRLAGIVSWGLGCARPDYPGVYSKVSVLRNWIEENITILRLKHILRTA